From the genome of Triticum aestivum cultivar Chinese Spring chromosome 3B, IWGSC CS RefSeq v2.1, whole genome shotgun sequence, one region includes:
- the LOC123067156 gene encoding uncharacterized protein: MLYATARGADAGAQDCRSPSLPHHGAACSTTGDSITDTARRAAAPRMASQPQLQGEEPYLSPAKARGVGFLLVFCTFPFGSRGTTTTVIDAFITSISGMASFSGPMDLACSSLAHALDSAFPIWRSSCVQWGLGAWCAPVCRCPRPPRLQAAATRLHSLCAVVPICTSSHGIIHEPLRRSSARNLGRGWSLGASIFLTVPADCLYFLIGAAYLGSSCSHCRSEFTYHTGHSSSSRARFITRADLERLGHVSWENGGFSVQFDIIVSKESSTEYVPGRNRDRMPVPPPDILHDLGQLLSSGEGADVTFEVGGEIFAAHRCVLAARSSVFRAELLGPMKESTSMCMQIEDMEPKIFQALLHFIYTDSVPEIDDADAVGMVQHLLVAADRYSLKRLKLTCEDKLCSYINTSTVATTVALAEQHACPALKEECFRFLESCNNSMLDLITRSSDFEHLARSCPSIMKELIPKLARKPPCVKKYSNM; this comes from the exons ATGCTCTATGCTACAGCTCGAGGAGCAGACGCAGGCGCGCAAGACTGCCGCTCCCCGTCTCTTCCACACCACGGCGCGGCCTGCTCCACCACCGGCGACTCCATCACCGACACCGCCCGCCGCGCAGCCGCCCCCAGGATGGCGTCCCAGCCCCAACTACAAGGGGAAGAACCCTATTTATCGCCCGCCAAAGCACGGGGCGTCGGCTTCCTCCTCGTCTTCTGCACCTTCCCCTTCGGGTCCCGCGGCACCACCACCACCGTCATCGACGCCTTCATCACCAGCATCTCCGGCATGGCGTCCTTCTCCGGACCCATGGACTTGGCTTGTTCAAGCCTGGCCCATGCCCTGGACAGCGCCTTCCCCATATGGCGCTCCTCCTGCGTACAGTGGGGCTTGGGCGCCTGGTGTGCGCCCGTCTGTCGGTGCCCCCGGCCTCCTCGGCTCCAGGCCGCCGCCACACGCCTACACAGCTTATGCGCCGTTGTACCAATCTGCACCAGCTCCCACGGCATCATCCATGAACCCCTACGACGCTCCTCCGCTCGCAACCTGGGACGTGGGTGGTCCCTCGGCGCATCCATCTTCCTCACCGTACCTGCCGACTGCCTCTACTTCCTCATCGGCGCCGCCTACCTGGGATCAAGCTGCTCTCATTGCCGCTCTGAATTCACTTACCACACAGGACACAG TTCTAGTTCTCGTGCACGATTCATCACCAGGGCTGATCTGGAGAGATTAGGTCACGTGTCGTGGGAGAACGGTGGTTTCAGCGTCCAATTCGATATCATCGTGTCCAAGGAGAGTTCCACTGAGTACGTCCCTGGCCGGAACCGTGATCGCATGCCGGTGCCGCCGCCGGATATCCTCCATGATCTCGGCCAGCTCCTCTCCTCGGGAGAAGGGGCGGACGTGACGTTCGAGGTCGGCGGTGAGATCTTCGCCGCACACAGGTGTGTCCTTGCCGCTCGTTCCTCCGTCTTCAGGGCGGAGCTTCTGGGTCCAATGAAGGAGAGCACATCAATGTGCATGCAGATAGAGGACATGGAGCCAAAAATATTTCAGGCATTGCTTCATTTTATCTACACCGATTCGGTGCCTGAGATCGACGATGCTGACGCAGTGGGGATGGTCCAGCATTTGCTTGTCGCCGCGGACAGGTACAGCCTCAAGAGACTGAAGTTGACCTGCGAAGACAAACTATGCAGTTACATCAACACTAGCACAGTGGCCACTACAGTGGCACTCGCCGAGCAACATGCTTGTCCTGCACTCAAGGAGGAATGCTTCAGATTCCTCGAGTCCTGTAACAATAGCATGCTGGATCTGATCACACGGAGTTCTGACTTTGAGCATCTAGCAAGAAGTTGCCCGTCTATTATGAAGGAGCTTATTCCCAAACTTGCTCGCAAACCCCCTTGTGTAAAAAAATATAGCAACATGTAA